Proteins from one Telopea speciosissima isolate NSW1024214 ecotype Mountain lineage chromosome 1, Tspe_v1, whole genome shotgun sequence genomic window:
- the LOC122642942 gene encoding ARMADILLO BTB ARABIDOPSIS PROTEIN 1: MVEEGGEEVLVDTRPAEVWLSCAQELVPTVLQKAREVKGFPGRWKMIISKLEQIPSHLSDLSSHPCFSKNVLCKEQLQVVCKTLGEAIELAKLCVEEKYRGKLRMQSDLDALSAKLDLNLRDCGLLIKTGVLGEATLPLAVARSSAEPEATTNLNMRELLARLQIGHLEAKHRALDSLVEVMKEDEKTVLSVLGQSNISALVQLLTATSPRIREKTVTVICSLAESGSCESLLVSEGVLPPLIRLVESGSAVGKEKATISLQRLSMSAETARSIVGHGGVRPLIEICRTGESVSQSAAAGTLKNLSAVPEVRQILAEEGIFKVMINLLDCGIVLGSKEYAAECLQNLTASNDNLKRSVISEGGVRSLLVYLDGPLPQESAIGALRNLVGSVSMDVLLSLSFLPRLVHVLKAGSIGAQQAAASAICRVCSSTEMKRLVGEAGCIPLLIKLLEAKTNSAREVAAQAISTLVTVLQNCREVKRDAKSVPNLVQLLDPSPQNTAKKYAVSCLGSLSSSKKCKKLMISYGAIGYLKKLSEMDIPGAKKLLERLEKGKLRSLFSRK; the protein is encoded by the coding sequence ATGGTGGAAGAGGgaggggaagaggtgttggtCGACACCCGTCCAGCAGAAGTGTGGCTATCGTGTGCTCAAGAACTTGTACCGACGGTGCTTCAGAAAGCAAGAGAAGTCAAGGGGTTCCCTGGTCGATGGAAGATGATAATTTCCAAACTGGAACAGATCCCTTCTCATTTATCGGACTTGTCAAGTCATCCTTGCTTCTCAAAGAATGTTCTCTGCAAAGAGCAATTACAGGTTGTGTGCAAGACACTGGGTGAGGCAATAGAATTGGCAAAGCTGTGTGTAGAAGAGAAGTATAGGGGAAAGCTTCGGATGCAAAGTGATCTTGATGCTTTGTCTGCCAAGTTGGATTTAAATTTACGGGATTGTGGGCTGCTGATCAAGACTGGAGTGCTTGGGGAGGCCACCTTGCCTTTGGCTGTGGCTCGTTCATCCGCAGAGCCAGAGGCTACCACGAATTTGAATATGCGAGAATTGCTAGCCCGTCTTCAAATTGGCCACTTGGAGGCAAAGCACCGGGCACTGGACAGCCTTGTTGAAGTCAtgaaagaagatgagaagacTGTGTTGTCTGTACTGGGACAGAGCAATATCTCAGCTTTAGTCCAATTACTTACTGCAACATCACCTAGAATTCGGGAGAAAACGGTCACAGTCATCTGCTCACTTGCAGAGTCAGGCAGTTGTGAAAGTCTGCTTGTTTCTGAAGGCGTGCTTCCACCATTGATCAGGTTGGTTGAATCTGGGAGTGCAGTGGGAAAGGAGAAAGCCACAATTTCCCTCCAGAGGTTATCAATGTCTGCAGAAACAGCTCGTTCAATTGTTGGGCATGGTGGAGTCCGTCCTTTAATTGAGATCTGTCGTACAGGGGAGTCTGTTTCACAGTCTGCAGCTGCTGGTACCTTGAAGAATTTGTCAGCTGTGCCGGAGGTGAGACAGATTCTAGCTGAAGAGGGGATTTTCAAGGTCATGATTAATCTCCTTGATTGTGGGATAGTGTTGGGTTCTAAAGAGTATGCTGCTGAGTGCTTGCAGAATCTCACTGCCAGCAATGACAATCTGAAAAGGTCTGTTATCTCAGAAGGTGGAGTCCGGAGTTTGTTGGTTTACCTTGATGGTCCATTGCCCCAAGAATCTGCAATAGGTGCATTGCGGAATCTAGTGGGTTCAGTTTCCATGGATGTTCTTCTTTCACTCAGTTTTCTTCCTAGATTGGTACATGTGCTTAAAGCTGGATCCATCGGTGCACAGCAAGCGGCTGCATCTGCAATTTGCAGGGTTTGCAGCTCAACAGAGATGAAGAGATTAGTTGGCGAAGCTGGGTGTATTCCTCTACTCATCAAACTGCTTGAGGCTAAAACAAACAGTGCAAGAGAGGTTGCTGCCCAAGCAATTTCAACATTAGTTACAGTTTTGCAGAACTGCAGAGAAGTCAAACGGGATGCGAAGAGTGTTCCAAATCTGGTCCAGTTGCTTGATCCAAGTCCTCAGAACACAGCTAAGAAGTATGCTGTTTCCTGTCTCGGGTCTCTCTCCTCGAgcaagaaatgcaagaaattgATGATCTCTTACGGAGCTATTGGGTATCTTAAGAAGCTGTCTGAGATGGACATTCCGGGAGCCAAGAAGCTGCTTGAGCGgcttgaaaaaggaaaattgagaAGTTTGTTCAGCAGGAAATAA